Within the Alteromonas sp. M12 genome, the region TCTCCTTACATCAGACAAGACGTCGCGGGAAACGGCACTAAGCTCAGCAAGTTGCGTTTTTGCTTCGTCGGTGCGGTCGTGTTGGAGGAGTTTTTCTGCTAGCTCAGCCTTTAGTGCAATAGTTGAAAGAGTATGCCCAACTAAATCGTGTAAATCTCGACCTATGCGCTCTCGCTCGGCAATGGCACTAACCTGCGCTAGTTCATTTGCAGCATGCTGTTTGTGTATTTCAATGAAGGCTTCTTTTCTTTCCAGTAATCCAAATGCGAATAATGCCAAACACGCAAAAACTGAGGGGATTAGATAACGTAAATCAACGGTTTGATAGTGCATCACCGAAGCAACCATAGCACTCAAAACAATTAAAAGACTAATTGCACGTACCCAACCACGGCCATGATAGCCTATCAAAAAAGTCGCAAAGCCAAATAAAAATAACCCTGCAAAATTGAGCAACGTGCCACCTATACAAGCTAACACAAGGCAAATGATTGGCAATATCACAGCCGTTCCACTAGCAAAAACAGCCCAAATATAAAACACGATAAAGGATACATAAATACCGATAGAAGCAATCAAATGATTAGTACTAAGAGTATTGGAACCGATAAACAGGGGAACGAAATAAAAAAATGAAAAAACGAGTGAAATGAAAGACCATTTC harbors:
- a CDS encoding sensor histidine kinase, producing the protein MANTIPNSNISLPALGRGERKKWSFISLVFSFFYFVPLFIGSNTLSTNHLIASIGIYVSFIVFYIWAVFASGTAVILPIICLVLACIGGTLLNFAGLFLFGFATFLIGYHGRGWVRAISLLIVLSAMVASVMHYQTVDLRYLIPSVFACLALFAFGLLERKEAFIEIHKQHAANELAQVSAIAERERIGRDLHDLVGHTLSTIALKAELAEKLLQHDRTDEAKTQLAELSAVSRDVLSDVRRAVSGMKKLSLQSELQTLTKLLENANIEVALTTNKLSEVDLPVNIELQMAFVAKEAVTNILRHSDASKAYIEAYIDGDIMNMRIGDNGSKSNMPYKAGNGLTGMQERLEMIDGTLLIKHDKGMHLLISVALS